A region of Rhodospirillales bacterium DNA encodes the following proteins:
- a CDS encoding polysaccharide biosynthesis tyrosine autokinase produces the protein MANVTRLQTSYTTLPVEAPQTAPPGGGMPPQDGTTGVSARQILGTLRRHKLLIGGLALVGTTIAWLVANQLTPIYQSQGELVIEAKASDTLSKTDGMTMPLDYQKMETEAARLRSEKLARITVRKLNLIEDPLFNPDMAPPPQSRIASVFAPVLRILRLGGEPPAPRATLDEARRRIAAMTPEQRERMYDQIADLWALGLTTQVTQASRVMTVRYRSPDPRIAANSVNEAIRTYIDDQKEKKGQDALGLAKFLASEIEGARRRNVDAERKLAAFRSANEMYVDSDSMTTMTRTLLEMRTQWLTAERAATEAELRVRNGGGVEGSGSTVLQEVLIAEKDFQALAAIFGPEHPEYKKAAQRLGAARARLGAERSRGGDIQKADAKALRDSAEKLKTELNKLEVLIKKQTEGSSELRTLQAELETSKQLYQTLLARLQTVDVESKRERTAEAEQITEAAPAVLPVAPRKDVIVLMAFLASIGLGVAVSIIIELMDSGFRSIHQLEQHTGVAALGMVPFQSNRLRRNSKPWLSVVDKPNSAYSEALRTIRTGIALSSADHPQRTVVVTSSVPGEGKTTTSLSLASASAASGARTLIIDCDMRQPSLHKNLGVENTEGLAEFLAGQKDLEELVHVEPKTGLYYVLAGKRPPSPTDLLGSLRMRRLLEQLAETFDLVILDTPPVLAVSDALLLVRQTDTTIFVVRWEKTRRDVATAGVKMVYEAGARLSGIVLSQVDLRRHAQYDYTDSGVYYYQGYKRYYGEG, from the coding sequence ATGGCCAACGTGACCCGACTCCAGACTTCGTACACGACACTGCCCGTCGAGGCGCCGCAGACCGCGCCGCCGGGCGGGGGCATGCCGCCGCAGGACGGCACCACCGGGGTGTCGGCCCGCCAGATTCTCGGCACGCTGCGACGCCACAAGCTGCTCATCGGCGGCCTCGCGCTGGTCGGCACGACGATCGCATGGCTGGTCGCCAACCAGTTGACGCCGATCTACCAGTCGCAGGGCGAGCTGGTGATCGAGGCGAAGGCCTCCGACACGCTGTCGAAGACCGACGGCATGACGATGCCGCTCGACTACCAGAAGATGGAGACCGAGGCGGCCCGGCTGCGGTCCGAGAAGCTGGCGCGCATCACCGTGCGCAAGCTGAACCTCATCGAGGATCCGCTGTTCAACCCCGACATGGCGCCGCCGCCGCAGAGCCGCATCGCGAGCGTCTTCGCCCCGGTGCTGCGCATCCTGCGGCTGGGCGGCGAGCCGCCGGCGCCGAGGGCGACGCTCGACGAGGCGCGCCGCCGCATCGCGGCGATGACGCCGGAGCAGCGCGAGCGAATGTACGACCAGATCGCCGACCTCTGGGCGCTCGGCCTCACGACGCAGGTGACGCAGGCGTCGCGGGTCATGACCGTCCGCTACCGCTCCCCCGACCCGAGGATCGCCGCCAACTCCGTGAACGAGGCGATCCGCACCTACATCGACGACCAGAAGGAGAAGAAGGGCCAGGACGCGCTCGGCCTGGCGAAGTTCCTCGCCAGCGAGATCGAGGGCGCGAGGCGGCGCAACGTCGACGCCGAGCGCAAGCTCGCGGCGTTCCGCTCCGCCAACGAGATGTACGTCGACAGCGACAGCATGACGACGATGACACGGACGCTGCTGGAGATGCGCACGCAGTGGCTGACGGCGGAACGGGCCGCGACCGAGGCCGAGCTGCGGGTCCGCAACGGCGGTGGCGTCGAGGGCTCCGGCAGCACCGTCCTGCAGGAGGTGCTGATCGCCGAGAAGGACTTCCAGGCGCTGGCGGCGATCTTCGGACCCGAGCATCCCGAGTACAAGAAGGCGGCCCAGCGGCTGGGCGCGGCGCGCGCCCGGCTCGGCGCCGAGCGCAGCCGCGGCGGCGACATCCAGAAGGCGGACGCCAAGGCGCTGCGGGATTCGGCCGAGAAGCTGAAGACCGAGCTGAACAAGCTCGAGGTGCTGATCAAGAAGCAGACCGAGGGCTCCTCGGAGCTGCGCACGCTCCAGGCCGAGCTGGAGACGTCGAAGCAGCTGTACCAGACCCTTCTGGCGCGCCTGCAGACGGTCGACGTCGAGTCGAAGCGCGAGCGGACCGCCGAGGCGGAGCAGATCACCGAGGCGGCGCCGGCCGTCCTCCCGGTGGCGCCGCGCAAGGACGTGATCGTGCTGATGGCGTTCCTCGCCTCGATCGGGCTGGGCGTCGCGGTCTCGATCATCATCGAGCTCATGGACTCCGGGTTCCGCTCGATCCACCAGCTCGAGCAGCACACCGGCGTCGCGGCGCTCGGCATGGTGCCGTTCCAGTCGAACCGCCTGCGGCGCAACAGCAAGCCGTGGCTCAGCGTCGTCGACAAGCCGAACTCGGCCTACTCGGAGGCGCTGCGCACGATCCGCACCGGCATCGCGCTGAGCAGCGCCGACCACCCGCAGCGCACCGTCGTCGTGACGTCGTCGGTGCCGGGCGAGGGCAAGACCACGACCTCGCTGTCGCTGGCCTCGGCCTCGGCGGCGTCGGGCGCGCGCACGCTGATCATCGACTGCGACATGCGCCAGCCGTCGCTGCACAAGAACCTCGGGGTCGAGAACACCGAGGGCCTGGCGGAGTTCCTCGCCGGCCAGAAGGACCTCGAGGAGCTGGTGCACGTCGAACCGAAGACCGGCCTGTACTACGTCCTGGCGGGCAAGCGGCCGCCGTCGCCGACCGATCTGCTCGGCAGTCTGCGCATGCGGCGCCTGCTGGAGCAGCTGGCCGAGACGTTCGACCTCGTCATCCTCGACACGCCGCCGGTGCTGGCGGTGTCGGACGCGCTGCTGCTGGTGCGCCAGACCGACACCACGATCTTCGTGGTGCGCTGGGAGAAGACCCGCCGCGACGTCGCCACGGCCGGCGTCAAGATGGTCTACGAGGCCGGCGCCCGTCTGTCGGGCATCGTGCTCAGCCAGGTCGACCTGCGGCGCCACGCCCAGTACGACTACACCGACAGCGGCGTCTACTACTACCAGGGCTACAAGCGCTACTACGGCGAGGGGTGA
- a CDS encoding HlyD family type I secretion periplasmic adaptor subunit: MSMPEAGIPGRGGGVAKGDAPAASGGAPAVTPAAKPPAAAVQKVEPVRESAFVRLFAEGRLPGVRGRVEDFLPDTEAIAERRHSPYATWLIYGTAALVVAVVLWMNFSKVDEVATAPGIVRPAGKAKVVSHPEGGRVAKVLVKDGDIVREGQELILLDADLIDQEIAKVAAQHQLLSAEVARLEAETSNTGRPPTFPANVPAESIAKNLELWQARQAEIGSRRLAADSVVGQSQSRLATVEGKIRALEDNIRVLSDQAARIKRLVDEGVYPLIRYQTLQRELIDKTGDLQAARDDLRTVTQAFAEATERRAIVDREWNSLNFKRLGDALAERARAGAALEQQQQLRRNLVIRAPADGIVNGLKVHNAGASIRPGDPIVGVVPAGEARKIEIEVRVTNNDIGVVEIGQPATVKFQTYDWIRYGTLRGKVTHIAADATAPDPAVNPQAAAMSPPYFVVLISVDCNYLGGDECKPGATDAEKRQRRYPLSPGMTCTVDLQIGERTILGYFTDRVFKTVQGSMRERGT, encoded by the coding sequence GTGAGCATGCCCGAAGCCGGAATTCCGGGGCGCGGCGGGGGTGTCGCCAAAGGCGACGCGCCGGCGGCGTCCGGCGGCGCGCCCGCCGTCACGCCGGCGGCCAAGCCGCCGGCCGCCGCCGTCCAGAAGGTCGAGCCGGTCCGCGAGAGCGCCTTCGTGCGTCTGTTCGCGGAGGGCCGTCTGCCGGGCGTGCGCGGCCGCGTCGAGGATTTCCTGCCCGACACCGAGGCGATCGCCGAGCGGCGCCACTCGCCCTACGCCACGTGGTTGATCTACGGCACCGCCGCGCTGGTCGTCGCCGTCGTGCTCTGGATGAACTTCTCGAAGGTCGACGAGGTCGCGACCGCGCCGGGCATCGTCCGGCCGGCGGGGAAGGCCAAAGTCGTCAGCCACCCCGAGGGCGGCCGGGTGGCGAAGGTGCTCGTCAAGGACGGCGACATCGTGCGCGAAGGCCAGGAACTCATCCTGCTCGACGCCGATCTGATCGACCAGGAGATCGCCAAGGTCGCCGCCCAGCACCAGCTCCTCTCGGCCGAGGTCGCGCGGCTCGAGGCCGAGACCTCGAACACCGGACGGCCGCCGACGTTTCCGGCCAATGTGCCGGCCGAGTCGATCGCCAAGAACCTGGAGCTATGGCAGGCGCGCCAGGCCGAGATCGGCAGCCGGCGCTTGGCGGCGGACTCGGTGGTCGGGCAGTCGCAATCGCGGCTGGCGACGGTCGAGGGCAAGATCCGCGCGCTCGAGGACAACATCCGCGTGCTCAGCGACCAGGCGGCGCGCATCAAGCGGCTGGTGGACGAGGGCGTCTATCCGCTGATCCGCTACCAGACGCTCCAGCGCGAGCTGATCGACAAGACGGGCGATCTGCAGGCGGCGCGCGACGATCTGCGCACCGTGACGCAGGCCTTCGCCGAGGCGACGGAACGGCGGGCGATCGTCGACCGCGAGTGGAACTCGCTCAACTTCAAGCGCCTGGGCGACGCGCTGGCCGAGCGCGCGCGCGCCGGCGCCGCGCTCGAGCAGCAGCAGCAGCTCCGGCGCAACCTCGTGATCCGCGCCCCGGCCGACGGCATCGTCAACGGCCTGAAAGTGCACAACGCCGGCGCCTCGATCCGCCCCGGCGATCCGATCGTCGGCGTGGTGCCGGCCGGCGAGGCGCGCAAGATCGAGATCGAGGTGCGCGTCACCAACAACGACATCGGCGTGGTCGAGATCGGCCAGCCGGCCACGGTGAAGTTCCAGACGTACGACTGGATCCGCTACGGCACGCTGCGCGGCAAGGTCACGCATATCGCCGCCGACGCCACCGCGCCCGATCCGGCGGTGAATCCGCAGGCCGCGGCGATGAGCCCGCCGTATTTCGTCGTGCTCATCTCGGTCGACTGCAACTATCTCGGCGGCGACGAGTGCAAGCCCGGCGCCACCGACGCGGAGAAACGCCAGCGGCGCTACCCGCTGAGTCCGGGCATGACCTGCACGGTCGACCTCCAGATCGGCGAGCGGACGATCCTCGGCTACTTCACCGACCGGGTGTTCAAGACCGTCCAGGGCAGCATGCGCGAGCGCGGCACGTGA
- a CDS encoding peptidase domain-containing ABC transporter, whose protein sequence is MAPPDKASSDGPAGSTGAAPPRASTPVPAADPPPGARAKRVDSLLRAFLYVAQQLGRPISEAELRTLAPVPDSGMDERAFLLACERVGFRAGRAAVSIAQLEKIPTPFVLVGDAERPSWVVVSREGGDFTVLDVVEGRTTARTAAAVAALSGHAIMVREAERRDHASHWKDMLRVRVRQVAGELLAASFVINILALATPLFMMVIFNRVIGQGNPDTLGTTMIVLMIGMSIAYIFDLLLRILRGYVSSHTGSRIDALMSGEVVRRLVHLPYRHFEKTPSGVISERLRQLDTLRSFFTGQMPSLIIDLGFVIVYLAAIFLINWPIGLFVLLAIPFFIAISLVTHNAQKRHIDENFHALAAKSSALSETVNNAATIKALGLESEIEKRWGARVARSAWTGYRANNLANVVASVTGVLQLFVSLGVILLGTWELVEQRMSIGALIAANMLAGRALAPMRQVISAWHTLQAVKSAFVRIDEMMQIAPEIEPGVLPPMPPIAGEIAFERVSFRYDDDAPPVLQDVDLRIEAGSVIGIIGPSGSGKTTVANLIQGLYKPTAGRILVDKTDIGHMSPAQLRSQIGSVPQDVQLFAGTVRENIAMGVADKDPGRIVAVAKFVGAHNFIQRLPQGYNTVLGERGGGLSTGQKQLLCIARALIRNPRIIVLDEATSALDPATEEQLLRTLRSNARGRTIVMVTHRLAPLAIADKVALIIDGRVERFGPPTEVMAYARIRMAEASRGQPAPSPAPGGIAGMAGGGPMGAV, encoded by the coding sequence ATGGCACCACCCGACAAGGCGTCGTCAGACGGCCCCGCCGGCTCCACGGGCGCCGCGCCGCCGCGCGCGTCGACCCCGGTGCCGGCCGCCGACCCGCCGCCGGGCGCCCGCGCCAAGCGCGTCGACTCCCTCCTGCGCGCGTTCCTCTACGTGGCGCAGCAGCTCGGCCGGCCGATCAGCGAGGCGGAGCTGCGCACGCTCGCGCCGGTGCCGGATTCGGGCATGGACGAGCGCGCCTTCCTGCTCGCCTGCGAACGCGTCGGATTCCGCGCCGGACGCGCGGCGGTCTCGATCGCCCAGTTGGAGAAGATCCCCACGCCGTTCGTCCTGGTCGGCGACGCCGAGCGGCCGTCCTGGGTGGTGGTCTCGCGCGAAGGCGGCGACTTCACCGTGCTCGACGTCGTCGAGGGCAGGACGACGGCGCGGACGGCCGCCGCCGTGGCGGCCCTCTCGGGCCATGCGATCATGGTGCGCGAAGCCGAGCGGCGGGACCACGCCAGCCACTGGAAAGACATGCTGCGCGTGCGCGTGCGGCAGGTCGCGGGCGAGCTGCTGGCGGCGTCGTTCGTGATCAACATCCTGGCGCTGGCGACGCCGCTGTTCATGATGGTGATCTTCAACCGGGTCATCGGCCAGGGCAATCCGGACACCCTGGGCACGACGATGATCGTGCTGATGATCGGCATGTCGATCGCCTACATCTTCGACCTGCTGCTGCGCATCCTGCGCGGCTACGTGTCGAGCCACACCGGCTCGCGCATCGACGCGCTGATGTCGGGCGAGGTGGTGCGCCGGCTGGTGCACCTGCCGTACCGGCATTTCGAGAAGACGCCGTCGGGCGTCATCTCGGAGCGGCTGCGCCAGCTCGACACGCTGCGGTCGTTCTTCACCGGCCAGATGCCGTCGCTCATCATCGACCTCGGGTTCGTCATCGTCTACCTGGCCGCGATCTTCCTGATCAACTGGCCGATCGGCCTGTTCGTGCTGCTGGCGATCCCGTTCTTCATCGCGATCTCGCTGGTCACGCACAACGCGCAGAAGCGCCACATCGACGAGAACTTCCACGCGCTGGCGGCCAAGAGCTCGGCGCTCAGCGAGACCGTCAACAACGCCGCCACGATCAAGGCGCTCGGCCTCGAGTCGGAGATCGAGAAGCGCTGGGGCGCCCGCGTCGCGCGCTCCGCCTGGACGGGCTACCGCGCCAACAACCTTGCGAACGTCGTCGCCTCGGTCACCGGCGTGCTGCAGCTGTTCGTGTCGCTGGGCGTCATCCTGCTCGGAACATGGGAGCTGGTCGAGCAGCGCATGTCGATCGGCGCGTTGATCGCCGCCAACATGCTCGCCGGCCGCGCGCTGGCGCCGATGCGGCAGGTGATCTCCGCCTGGCACACGCTGCAGGCCGTGAAGTCGGCGTTCGTGCGCATCGACGAGATGATGCAGATCGCGCCGGAGATCGAGCCGGGCGTCCTGCCGCCGATGCCGCCGATCGCCGGCGAGATCGCGTTCGAGCGCGTCTCGTTCCGCTACGACGACGACGCGCCGCCGGTGCTGCAGGACGTCGACCTGCGCATCGAGGCCGGCTCGGTGATCGGCATCATCGGGCCCTCGGGCTCGGGCAAGACGACGGTCGCGAACCTGATCCAGGGGCTCTACAAGCCGACCGCCGGCCGCATTCTCGTCGACAAGACCGACATCGGCCACATGTCGCCGGCGCAGCTGCGGTCGCAGATCGGCAGCGTGCCGCAGGACGTGCAGCTGTTCGCGGGCACGGTGCGCGAGAACATCGCCATGGGCGTCGCCGACAAGGATCCGGGGCGCATCGTCGCCGTGGCCAAGTTCGTCGGCGCGCACAACTTCATCCAGCGCCTGCCGCAGGGCTACAACACGGTGCTCGGCGAGCGCGGCGGCGGCCTGTCGACGGGACAGAAGCAGCTGCTCTGCATCGCCCGCGCGCTGATCCGCAACCCGCGAATCATCGTGCTCGACGAGGCGACCAGCGCGCTCGATCCCGCCACCGAGGAGCAGCTGCTGCGCACGCTGCGCTCGAACGCGCGCGGCCGCACCATCGTGATGGTCACGCACCGGCTGGCGCCGCTCGCCATCGCCGACAAGGTGGCGTTGATCATCGACGGCCGCGTCGAGCGCTTCGGTCCGCCGACCGAGGTCATGGCCTACGCGCGCATCCGCATGGCGGAGGCCAGCCGCGGCCAGCCCGCGCCGTCGCCGGCGCCGGGCGGGATCGCGGGCATGGCCGGCGGCGGCCCGATGGGCGCCGTCTGA
- a CDS encoding outer membrane beta-barrel protein, with translation MRKISNGVTGRVLSVVTVMVGGLALGAGAAAQQQPSSQSPPAASSTTQPQGSGGTAREKKEVSARDESILRRPRAERPDGLPVGQFILFPRIEIEGEYDDNVFRTRNSTKDDLIGRVRPGFSLVSDWERHSLEIYGQAELARYATYSSLNYESFQAGGRGRIDFTDELAWHTEIDFARIRVPPGAPGLFGAVGTSQTMHVLTTGGYLAYSGDPFFFRIGPRVRRIDYVKGVVGDQDFTTYEVAARAGYRVTPDVSVFLDTSYQWVRYSTKIDTAGFNQNNDGFDVRLGVAYDITRVVSAELGVGYFRRDFDDSRYKPQDGVSVQGKIYWNPSDTFSIEAEARRSLSEYRSALANAATSNAVQTFVGLRMGWEPIEPLMIDGGVSWDQYNYRGQGQKEDYYTFDIGAKYYFSPQVWAGPRYIFQHRHAKPSALNYVDNRFLLTLGGAL, from the coding sequence GTGCGTAAAATTTCCAACGGCGTGACCGGTCGGGTCCTATCGGTGGTGACGGTCATGGTCGGCGGGCTGGCGCTCGGCGCCGGCGCGGCCGCGCAGCAGCAGCCCTCCAGCCAGTCGCCCCCCGCCGCGTCGTCGACGACGCAGCCCCAGGGCTCGGGTGGCACCGCGCGGGAGAAGAAGGAGGTCTCGGCCCGGGACGAATCGATCCTGCGCCGGCCGCGCGCGGAGCGTCCGGACGGCCTGCCGGTCGGGCAGTTCATCCTGTTTCCGCGCATCGAGATCGAGGGCGAGTACGACGACAACGTCTTCCGCACCCGCAACTCGACCAAGGACGACCTCATCGGCCGCGTGCGTCCCGGCTTCTCGCTCGTCAGCGACTGGGAGCGCCACAGCCTCGAGATCTACGGGCAGGCCGAGCTGGCGCGCTACGCCACCTATTCGAGCCTGAACTACGAATCGTTCCAGGCCGGCGGCCGCGGCAGGATCGACTTCACGGACGAGCTGGCCTGGCACACCGAGATCGATTTCGCCCGCATCCGGGTGCCCCCGGGCGCGCCCGGCCTGTTCGGCGCGGTCGGCACCAGCCAGACGATGCACGTGCTGACGACGGGTGGCTACCTCGCCTACAGCGGCGATCCGTTCTTCTTCCGCATCGGTCCGCGCGTGCGGCGCATCGACTACGTCAAGGGCGTGGTCGGCGACCAGGACTTCACCACCTACGAGGTCGCGGCGCGCGCCGGCTACCGGGTCACGCCCGACGTGTCGGTGTTCCTCGACACTTCGTACCAGTGGGTACGTTACTCCACGAAGATCGACACGGCCGGCTTCAACCAGAACAACGACGGCTTCGACGTCCGCCTCGGCGTCGCCTACGACATCACGCGGGTCGTGAGCGCCGAACTCGGCGTCGGCTACTTCCGGCGCGACTTCGACGACTCCCGTTACAAGCCGCAGGACGGCGTGTCGGTGCAGGGCAAGATCTACTGGAACCCGTCGGACACGTTCTCGATCGAGGCCGAGGCGCGGCGCTCGCTGTCGGAGTACCGGTCCGCGCTCGCCAACGCCGCGACCAGCAACGCGGTGCAGACCTTCGTCGGCCTGCGCATGGGCTGGGAGCCGATCGAGCCGCTGATGATCGACGGCGGGGTGTCTTGGGACCAGTACAACTACCGGGGCCAGGGCCAGAAGGAGGATTACTACACCTTCGACATCGGCGCGAAGTACTACTTCTCGCCGCAGGTCTGGGCCGGGCCACGCTACATCTTCCAGCACCGGCACGCCAAGCCGAGCGCGCTCAACTATGTCGACAACCGCTTCCTGCTGACGCTCGGCGGCGCTTTGTGA
- a CDS encoding polysaccharide export protein, protein MNSVSFNARPLGRASSFLRPVALALVVAALAACEDGGSSAAGVPCPAATGVVGGLDYRLGVGDKLKVAVVGQPEIGGENEVDASGKIVVGLVGEVPAAGRTVGEVQNEVVEKLRGKILVNPQVAVQVSGYRPVTVIGQVRTPGRYPFSFGLDVRGAVALAAGYDRRGSQSKAVIFRIGQAQTGQTAQKCDAGPETPLLPGDTIEIPRRGMF, encoded by the coding sequence GTGAACAGCGTATCCTTCAACGCGCGGCCCCTCGGCCGCGCGTCGTCGTTCCTGCGTCCCGTCGCGCTCGCGCTCGTCGTCGCCGCGCTGGCGGCCTGCGAGGACGGCGGCAGCTCGGCCGCGGGCGTGCCCTGTCCGGCGGCGACGGGCGTGGTCGGCGGTCTCGACTACCGCCTTGGGGTCGGCGACAAGCTCAAGGTCGCGGTGGTCGGCCAACCCGAGATCGGCGGCGAGAACGAGGTCGACGCCAGCGGCAAGATCGTCGTCGGCCTGGTCGGCGAGGTGCCGGCCGCCGGCCGCACGGTCGGCGAGGTCCAGAACGAGGTCGTCGAAAAGCTGCGCGGCAAGATCCTCGTCAATCCCCAGGTCGCCGTGCAGGTCAGCGGCTACCGGCCTGTGACGGTCATCGGCCAGGTGCGCACGCCCGGCCGCTATCCGTTCTCGTTCGGGCTCGACGTGCGCGGCGCCGTGGCGCTCGCGGCCGGCTACGACCGCCGCGGCAGCCAGTCCAAGGCCGTCATCTTCCGGATCGGCCAGGCCCAGACCGGCCAGACCGCGCAGAAATGCGACGCCGGCCCCGAGACGCCGCTGCTGCCGGGCGACACCATCGAGATCCCGCGCCGCGGCATGTTCTAG
- a CDS encoding ActR/PrrA/RegA family redox response regulator transcription factor → MPAAPANAAGERSLLIADDDAPLRQRLARALELRGFVVTAVGSVAEAMALASKPPAFAVLDMRLGDGSGLELVSALRKSRPDIRIVMLTGYGNIATAVAAVKEGALDYLAKPADADAIEAALLATGKKLPPPPSNPMPADRVRWEHIQRVFEQCDRNVSETARRLNMHRRTLQRILGKHAPKEQ, encoded by the coding sequence GTGCCGGCGGCGCCGGCCAACGCGGCGGGCGAGCGCAGCCTGTTGATCGCCGACGACGACGCGCCGCTTCGCCAGCGGTTGGCGCGCGCGCTCGAGCTGCGCGGCTTCGTCGTCACCGCGGTCGGCAGCGTCGCGGAGGCGATGGCGCTGGCCTCGAAGCCGCCGGCCTTCGCGGTGCTCGACATGCGGCTGGGCGACGGCAGCGGCTTGGAGCTCGTCAGCGCCCTGCGCAAGTCGCGGCCCGACATCCGGATCGTCATGCTCACCGGCTACGGCAACATCGCGACCGCCGTCGCGGCGGTGAAGGAAGGCGCGCTCGACTACCTGGCGAAGCCGGCCGACGCCGACGCCATCGAGGCGGCGCTGCTGGCGACGGGGAAGAAGCTGCCGCCGCCGCCGTCCAATCCGATGCCGGCGGACCGGGTCCGCTGGGAGCACATCCAGCGGGTCTTCGAGCAGTGCGACCGCAACGTGTCGGAGACCGCGCGGCGGCTCAACATGCACCGCCGGACGCTCCAGCGCATCCTCGGCAAGCACGCGCCCAAGGAGCAGTAG
- a CDS encoding ActS/PrrB/RegB family redox-sensitive histidine kinase, whose protein sequence is MTSVAHAPGPDTPPKGGAEPQPRRVVAPTGAELSARLASRGGVRLRSLVLIRWIAVTGQAFTAGLVHYGLEFTFPAIWVAAAIALSAAINLGFELSQPGSTRLNDREAAVFLGFDTLQLTFLLYLTGGVANPFMLLLLAPVAIAGSTLGARSVVVLTVLSVACAGIISLVHRPLPWDGPPPVLPTIYLVALSSALTLSIVLIAVYTWRVADEARKMGDALAAASAALAHEQRMASLGALAAAAAHELGSPLSTISVVTREMQREVEVDDPLRADVDLLVDQSERCREILTRLTVDPAVDVSDAYSVVPVPALVESAVAPWAVGASVSVVYLAMPADELAPALPPVMVRGPEFVQGIANLAHNAMGFAKREVTLTTRWSRDWVEIAVADDGPGFSEPLLEDVGSPFISTRRVVEGHMGLGTFIAKTLLERTGATVKFGNRPAAEGTGALVAVRWHNPTFRDT, encoded by the coding sequence ATGACAAGCGTCGCGCACGCGCCGGGGCCCGACACGCCGCCGAAAGGCGGCGCCGAACCCCAGCCGCGCCGCGTCGTCGCGCCGACCGGCGCCGAGCTCTCCGCGCGGCTGGCGTCGCGTGGCGGCGTGCGGCTGCGCTCGCTGGTGCTGATCCGGTGGATCGCCGTCACCGGCCAGGCGTTCACGGCCGGCCTCGTCCACTACGGCCTGGAGTTCACGTTCCCGGCGATCTGGGTCGCCGCCGCCATCGCGCTCTCGGCCGCGATCAACCTCGGCTTCGAGCTCAGCCAGCCGGGGTCGACGCGGCTCAACGACCGAGAGGCCGCCGTCTTCCTCGGCTTCGACACGCTGCAGCTGACCTTCCTGCTCTACCTGACGGGCGGCGTCGCCAATCCGTTCATGCTGCTGCTGCTGGCGCCGGTGGCGATCGCCGGCTCGACGCTCGGCGCCCGCAGCGTCGTCGTCCTGACCGTCCTCAGCGTGGCGTGCGCCGGCATCATCTCGCTGGTCCACCGGCCGCTGCCCTGGGACGGCCCGCCGCCCGTCCTGCCGACCATCTACCTGGTGGCGCTGTCGTCGGCGCTGACGCTGTCGATCGTGCTGATCGCCGTCTACACCTGGCGGGTCGCGGACGAGGCGCGCAAGATGGGCGACGCGCTGGCGGCGGCGTCGGCGGCGTTGGCGCACGAGCAGCGGATGGCCTCGCTCGGCGCGCTGGCGGCGGCGGCCGCGCACGAACTGGGCAGCCCCCTGTCGACGATCTCGGTGGTGACGCGCGAGATGCAGCGCGAGGTCGAGGTCGACGATCCGCTACGCGCCGACGTCGATCTGCTGGTCGACCAGTCCGAGCGCTGCCGCGAGATCCTCACGCGGCTCACCGTCGATCCGGCCGTCGACGTGTCGGACGCCTACAGCGTCGTGCCGGTGCCCGCGCTGGTCGAATCGGCGGTGGCGCCGTGGGCGGTCGGCGCGAGCGTATCGGTCGTCTACCTCGCCATGCCGGCCGACGAACTCGCGCCGGCGCTGCCGCCGGTCATGGTGCGCGGTCCCGAGTTCGTCCAGGGCATCGCCAACCTCGCGCACAACGCGATGGGGTTCGCCAAACGCGAGGTGACGCTGACGACGCGGTGGTCGCGCGACTGGGTGGAGATCGCCGTGGCGGACGACGGTCCGGGATTCTCGGAGCCCTTGCTCGAGGATGTGGGATCGCCGTTCATCTCGACCCGCCGCGTCGTCGAGGGCCACATGGGTCTCGGCACGTTCATCGCCAAGACGCTGCTGGAGCGCACCGGCGCGACCGTCAAGTTCGGCAACCGGCCGGCCGCCGAGGGCACGGGCGCCCTGGTCGCCGTGCGCTGGCACAATCCGACGTTCCGAGATACATAG